The Bacillota bacterium LX-D genome includes a window with the following:
- a CDS encoding methyl-accepting chemotaxis protein, whose amino-acid sequence MFKKMPIKAKILSSIGLIVLLSFIIVISLVSTMAIKMAENSAYDLAKETATHYGAKVDAEIEVAADTVRTVADTFESLRGTQTVDRSVLINILKNIAEDNPSFLAAWTIWEPNALDGKDAEYVNKPGHDQTGRFIPYWSNSNGKMTLEPLKDYDKLGAGDYYIIPKSTHKETLIEPYSSKAAGKEVLITSLVHPIMENGKFIGAVGVDLPLENLQKMIVKIKPFETGFASLISNEGKYVAHADQKKVGQVVKDPNALGAVIKGAAYTSSSEKFYQVYIPVYIGRSDTPWSFQVTIPMEKVKQEANMIKTYSIIIFLISLLIIGAVLIILANKITKPITKATAMLKDISEGEGDLTKRLQVDSSDELGDMGRYFNKFIDNVHEIIKKVQASTVHVATAAKELSLSSENAQKTVDQVAIAIQDIAKGANEQARESQNAAEFLEQITQNISANGQKIDFITKASESSLGLVENGLQAMEDQNEKMQENIKSEENIIKSVTDLNQRIQEVGRILDTISSIAEQTNLLALNAAIEAARAGEHGRGFAVVAEEVRKLAEQSAQATNEIGQIIQKIQSGASEVVREIEQSKQIVDAQMSSAENVNSAFKNIAEAVQGMNESIEAFNAASQEMEQNAQKVTSVIEAVTAVAQQNAASTEEVSASSQEQSATVEEMTASAESLAQLSQELQQIVGRFKVE is encoded by the coding sequence ATGTTTAAAAAAATGCCTATTAAGGCAAAAATTCTTTCATCTATCGGTCTCATTGTTCTACTTTCCTTTATAATTGTAATTTCTCTTGTTTCCACTATGGCCATTAAAATGGCTGAAAACTCAGCCTACGATCTGGCGAAAGAAACGGCTACCCATTATGGTGCCAAAGTCGATGCGGAAATCGAAGTTGCAGCCGATACTGTCCGAACTGTTGCAGATACTTTTGAAAGTTTAAGAGGAACTCAAACCGTAGACCGAAGTGTTTTAATCAATATTCTCAAAAATATTGCAGAGGATAATCCTTCTTTTCTAGCCGCTTGGACTATTTGGGAACCAAATGCTTTAGATGGAAAAGATGCAGAATATGTCAATAAGCCAGGCCACGATCAAACTGGGCGCTTTATTCCTTATTGGAGCAATAGCAATGGAAAAATGACTTTAGAGCCATTAAAAGATTATGATAAACTTGGTGCTGGAGATTATTATATAATTCCTAAAAGTACACATAAGGAAACTCTAATTGAACCTTATTCTTCCAAAGCTGCAGGAAAAGAAGTCTTAATAACCAGCTTAGTCCATCCAATTATGGAGAATGGTAAATTTATCGGTGCAGTAGGGGTAGATTTGCCTTTAGAAAATCTACAGAAAATGATAGTTAAGATTAAACCTTTTGAGACAGGTTTTGCCAGCCTTATTTCCAATGAGGGAAAATATGTAGCTCACGCTGATCAAAAGAAAGTAGGGCAGGTAGTCAAAGATCCAAATGCGTTAGGAGCTGTGATAAAAGGTGCAGCTTATACCAGCAGCAGCGAAAAATTTTATCAAGTCTATATTCCTGTTTATATTGGCCGGTCAGATACTCCCTGGTCATTCCAAGTTACTATTCCCATGGAAAAAGTAAAACAGGAAGCTAATATGATTAAAACATATTCCATTATAATTTTCCTTATTTCTTTACTTATTATTGGAGCTGTTTTAATCATTTTGGCCAACAAAATAACCAAACCTATCACCAAGGCAACAGCTATGTTGAAGGATATTTCCGAAGGGGAAGGGGATTTAACGAAAAGGCTGCAAGTAGACTCTTCTGATGAACTGGGGGACATGGGGCGATACTTTAATAAATTTATTGATAATGTTCATGAAATCATTAAAAAGGTGCAGGCAAGTACAGTTCACGTGGCTACAGCAGCCAAAGAACTAAGTTTATCCAGCGAAAATGCTCAAAAAACTGTGGATCAAGTAGCCATAGCTATTCAGGATATTGCTAAAGGTGCTAATGAACAGGCCAGAGAATCTCAAAATGCAGCTGAATTTTTGGAACAAATTACTCAGAATATTAGTGCCAATGGTCAAAAAATTGATTTCATTACAAAAGCCTCAGAAAGCTCTCTCGGTTTAGTAGAAAACGGTCTCCAGGCTATGGAGGATCAAAATGAAAAGATGCAGGAAAATATAAAATCTGAAGAAAATATCATAAAATCTGTGACAGATTTGAACCAAAGAATCCAGGAAGTAGGTCGGATTTTAGATACTATTTCTAGTATCGCAGAACAAACTAACCTTTTAGCACTTAATGCGGCCATCGAGGCAGCTAGGGCAGGAGAACATGGCCGGGGTTTTGCTGTGGTAGCAGAAGAAGTAAGAAAGCTAGCTGAACAAAGTGCTCAGGCAACTAACGAAATTGGCCAGATTATCCAAAAGATTCAGTCTGGGGCAAGTGAAGTAGTAAGGGAAATTGAGCAGTCTAAACAAATAGTTGATGCCCAAATGTCCTCAGCAGAAAATGTCAATAGTGCCTTTAAGAATATTGCTGAAGCTGTTCAGGGGATGAATGAAAGTATTGAGGCCTTTAATGCTGCCTCTCAGGAAATGGAACAAAATGCTCAGAAAGTAACAAGTGTCATAGAAGCTGTAACTGCTGTGGCCCAGCAGAATGCTGCCTCCACTGAGGAAGTATCAGCAAGCAGTCAAGAACAAAGTGCTACAGTAGAGGAAATGACAGCTTCGGCTGAATCTCTGGCACAGTTAAGCCAAGAATTGCAGCAAATCGTAGGACGTTTCAAAGTAGAATAG
- a CDS encoding hemolysin family protein — MYDSYNASKRRSITIDNIVWSILKIILALFLVFLNGFFVAAEFSLVKVRKTRLAELTENGSSKVGTALAVASKLDAYLSACQLGITLASLGLGWLGEPAIATLLDPLFKNITGWTPIYTHSVSLVIAFIVITFLHIVLGELVPKSLAIAKAEGTALFTAGPLKLFYQVFYPIIWSLNNLANAFLHIWHINPANEGDLSHTEEELRMLVEASQKHGHLDKMEGKLLDNVFEFSDRVVSEVMIPRQDMVCLYIQDSLTEILKVVNEYGHTRYPLCDDEKDNIIGLIHMRDLLRVQNNTDFNLAKITKDILLVPEGMPISHLVQKMRSQHTHLAVVVDEFGGTAGLVTIEDLIEELVGEIYDEFDIEETMVKKISETDYEFNGRVLLEEVSELLGIHLEEETVYTIGGYIFNRIGRKPVLGDEVSIDGYVFTVAEVKGLRIIKVKATKKPSESFRANDN, encoded by the coding sequence ATGTATGATAGTTATAACGCTTCAAAAAGGAGGAGTATAACTATAGATAATATCGTTTGGAGTATATTAAAAATCATTCTAGCACTTTTCTTAGTTTTTTTAAATGGCTTTTTTGTAGCCGCGGAATTTTCTTTAGTTAAAGTTCGCAAAACTCGTTTAGCTGAGCTTACAGAAAATGGTTCAAGTAAAGTTGGTACAGCTTTAGCTGTTGCATCTAAGCTAGATGCCTACTTATCGGCGTGCCAGTTAGGAATTACCCTAGCATCCCTAGGCTTAGGTTGGTTAGGGGAGCCTGCTATTGCTACTTTACTTGACCCATTATTTAAAAATATTACAGGCTGGACACCTATTTACACACATTCTGTATCTCTTGTTATTGCTTTTATTGTTATAACCTTTTTACATATTGTTTTAGGGGAACTTGTACCTAAATCCCTAGCTATTGCTAAAGCAGAAGGTACAGCACTTTTTACTGCGGGACCCCTAAAGTTATTTTATCAGGTCTTTTATCCGATTATCTGGTCTTTAAATAATTTAGCTAATGCTTTTCTGCACATTTGGCACATTAACCCTGCTAACGAAGGGGATCTATCCCATACGGAAGAAGAATTGCGGATGTTGGTAGAGGCAAGTCAGAAACATGGCCATTTGGATAAAATGGAGGGAAAACTTTTAGATAATGTTTTTGAGTTTTCCGACAGGGTAGTTAGCGAAGTTATGATTCCCCGCCAAGATATGGTTTGTTTATATATTCAAGATTCCTTAACGGAAATCTTAAAAGTAGTTAATGAATACGGACATACTAGATATCCACTGTGCGATGATGAAAAAGACAATATTATTGGCCTCATTCACATGCGTGATTTGTTGCGCGTCCAAAATAATACTGACTTTAATTTAGCAAAAATAACTAAGGATATTTTACTTGTACCGGAAGGAATGCCTATTTCTCATTTGGTGCAAAAAATGCGCAGTCAGCATACACACTTAGCTGTGGTTGTAGACGAATTTGGTGGTACGGCAGGTCTTGTAACTATTGAGGATTTAATTGAAGAATTAGTTGGAGAAATTTACGATGAATTCGATATTGAAGAAACAATGGTGAAAAAAATAAGTGAAACGGATTACGAATTCAACGGTAGAGTTTTACTGGAGGAAGTTTCTGAACTGTTAGGCATTCATTTAGAGGAAGAAACTGTTTATACAATTGGAGGCTACATTTTCAACCGGATAGGACGAAAGCCTGTCCTGGGTGATGAGGTCAGCATCGACGGATATGTGTTTACAGTTGCAGAAGTAAAAGGACTACGTATTATCAAAGTTAAAGCAACAAAAAAACCATCTGAAAGCTTCCGAGCTAACGACAACTAG
- a CDS encoding glucose 1-dehydrogenase, translated as MRLQNKVAVITGAGTGIGSATAILFAKEGAKVVVSDYNVETGQQTLAQIKNNGGEAIFVKADVSKETEVQSLMEETFNHFGRLDILFNNAGIGEIAPATELTEEAWDRTININLKGVFLGAKHAIPYIQKSGGGSIINNASILGHVGTPGATAYNAAKGGVIILTKNLALDYAKDNIRVNAVCPGYIRTPMVEEGAFKEMLDQLKALHPIGRLGNPIEVAYCVLFLASDESSFVTGSSLMVDGGYTAQ; from the coding sequence ATGCGTTTACAAAACAAAGTAGCTGTAATTACTGGAGCGGGAACGGGCATTGGCAGTGCAACAGCAATTCTTTTTGCTAAAGAAGGTGCAAAAGTTGTGGTTTCCGACTATAATGTGGAAACTGGCCAGCAAACTTTAGCTCAAATTAAAAATAACGGAGGTGAAGCAATATTCGTTAAGGCAGATGTGTCTAAAGAAACAGAAGTCCAAAGTCTGATGGAAGAAACTTTTAATCACTTTGGTCGTTTAGATATTCTTTTCAACAATGCAGGAATAGGTGAAATTGCACCTGCCACAGAACTTACTGAAGAAGCTTGGGATCGTACGATTAATATTAATTTAAAAGGTGTGTTCTTAGGAGCAAAACATGCTATTCCTTACATACAAAAAAGCGGAGGAGGAAGCATTATTAATAACGCTTCTATCCTGGGCCATGTAGGCACCCCTGGCGCAACTGCTTATAACGCTGCTAAAGGCGGTGTTATTATTCTGACAAAAAATTTAGCTTTGGATTATGCTAAAGATAACATTCGGGTCAATGCAGTTTGTCCTGGCTATATTCGTACCCCTATGGTTGAAGAAGGAGCTTTTAAAGAAATGTTAGACCAATTAAAAGCTTTACATCCCATTGGACGTTTGGGGAACCCGATTGAAGTTGCCTACTGTGTACTTTTCCTTGCTTCCGACGAATCTTCTTTTGTTACAGGTTCCAGCCTAATGGTAGATGGGGGATACACGGCACAATAA
- a CDS encoding DUF2512 family protein: protein MSKTSMALIAKFLMTFVAAWISFGLIDSTAFSGILSVAIAGTVLNYLIGDLFILPKFGNLVASVGDGLMAALTAYVFDLIMNTFNTSLTGLFIFALIVAIAEYFFHIYLLKSEKVAP from the coding sequence ATGAGCAAAACTTCTATGGCACTAATAGCTAAATTTTTAATGACTTTTGTGGCAGCTTGGATTAGTTTTGGATTAATTGACAGTACTGCTTTTTCAGGTATTTTGTCGGTTGCCATTGCCGGAACAGTACTTAACTATTTAATTGGAGATTTATTTATCCTACCAAAGTTCGGAAACCTAGTTGCCTCAGTAGGAGACGGTTTAATGGCTGCCTTAACTGCATATGTATTTGATTTAATAATGAATACTTTTAATACTAGTTTAACAGGTCTATTCATTTTTGCTTTAATTGTTGCTATTGCGGAATATTTCTTCCATATTTACCTGCTTAAATCCGAGAAAGTTGCTCCATAA
- a CDS encoding AAA family ATPase: MSEINEIKRQFQDGQWKKFLKSIKITNLRGWTGQSISFNFPVCAIVGENGIGKSTFLRAAACAYENRCGLHPLAQRRFYVFFQKKDIL; the protein is encoded by the coding sequence ATGAGTGAAATTAATGAAATTAAAAGGCAATTTCAAGATGGACAATGGAAGAAATTTCTTAAGTCAATTAAAATAACTAATTTGAGAGGATGGACAGGCCAATCTATAAGTTTTAATTTTCCTGTTTGTGCGATTGTGGGTGAAAATGGTATTGGAAAAAGCACTTTTTTGCGAGCAGCGGCGTGTGCATATGAAAATAGATGTGGTCTTCATCCATTAGCACAAAGAAGGTTTTATGTATTTTTTCAAAAAAAAGATATACTTTAA
- a CDS encoding type II toxin-antitoxin system RelE/ParE family toxin, whose translation MEKKPQYKVIVSDRARQMLAGHVRFLAKKSPTAVRKVKNDLMDAIRSLFTMPERFPFLTAEFIPLNKYHKMFVEKWYLVLYQIKDQTVYVDYIVDCRQDYGWLVR comes from the coding sequence ATGGAAAAGAAACCTCAATATAAGGTGATTGTTTCCGACCGTGCCCGTCAGATGCTGGCGGGCCATGTGCGTTTTCTGGCGAAGAAAAGTCCTACCGCCGTCCGTAAGGTGAAAAACGACCTGATGGATGCTATTCGCTCTCTTTTTACAATGCCGGAACGTTTTCCATTCCTCACTGCCGAATTTATACCGCTCAATAAGTATCATAAGATGTTCGTAGAAAAATGGTATCTGGTTTTATATCAGATCAAGGATCAGACGGTGTATGTTGACTATATCGTGGATTGCAGGCAAGATTACGGGTGGCTGGTGCGGTAA
- a CDS encoding type II toxin-antitoxin system prevent-host-death family antitoxin has translation MQIKPSASIRQNYNEIAALCKSTGEPVYLTKNGEGDLVVMDIEAFTRREKMLKLREELLAVEEDRLAGRAGVTPDELDSYLENIIDEVEHGKETSI, from the coding sequence ATGCAAATAAAACCATCTGCAAGTATCCGACAGAATTACAACGAGATTGCGGCATTGTGCAAGTCCACCGGAGAGCCTGTGTATCTTACCAAAAACGGCGAGGGCGATCTGGTGGTCATGGATATAGAGGCGTTTACCCGACGAGAGAAAATGTTGAAGCTGCGGGAAGAACTATTAGCCGTCGAGGAAGATCGATTGGCCGGTCGTGCCGGAGTTACGCCGGATGAACTGGACAGCTATCTGGAAAACATTATTGACGAGGTGGAGCATGGAAAAGAAACCTCAATATAA
- a CDS encoding toprim domain-containing protein, with amino-acid sequence MKDKRRDSCLSLAGIYKPKENIGESTPPVALMQYLKDFPQINDIALHLDNDTAGRLAAKAIQTILPSTYTVSDEPPKRGKDVNDYLKLVLGIRHPQERELL; translated from the coding sequence ATGAAAGATAAGCGGCGGGATTCCTGCCTGTCCCTTGCGGGTATTTACAAACCGAAAGAGAACATCGGGGAAAGCACTCCGCCCGTTGCTTTAATGCAATACCTGAAAGACTTCCCGCAGATTAACGACATCGCCCTGCATTTGGACAACGATACGGCCGGGCGGCTGGCGGCAAAAGCCATTCAAACTATCCTCCCGTCCACCTACACTGTTTCCGACGAGCCGCCGAAGCGCGGAAAGGACGTTAACGACTATCTGAAACTTGTATTGGGCATACGGCACCCGCAGGAACGCGAACTGTTATAA